In one Fluviispira vulneris genomic region, the following are encoded:
- a CDS encoding ABC transporter substrate-binding protein has protein sequence MRILLHETHDNPYAENSPGSTLATLNVAILGQLMDIDKYYNIYPRILERAYYDFKEKKYILKLRDKTYFHNGRLADSKDLEFSLLRGFFTKRINYFKMYFGNIEGLEEIEKQNITKFKSGFVSGVKIIDNLTLSVKLKEPNPDFLYSLIEPYFSLVAMEALEENYMTWKKYPVGAGPYKIVEPGYHDGETKLIKVQKDLKTGPDEVFFYTKYDTSKECDILAFNSKRENIEKYKLFESKNSISMNVINFNFNIELRNNENFRKFINAAIDRTELIKSIVGATEAYETLPKHYWGRIEALDPYNPKLASQYYQLIPKNLREKEWNLSVYSGKKITPQKKNVAENIKLQLSRYGFKINFYPSNDKFFSEITGQQTALRLAGTLTTMNDPLIAFSAYTLDSPYKNERPLQDEKLNSLYLRAKEAASKEERVASVKILSKYFIEKTYAVPLFEIKNAIFYNNNKIKSLGAQNQAHILDVAKIEMK, from the coding sequence ATGCGGATCTTACTCCATGAAACACACGACAATCCATATGCAGAAAACTCTCCTGGCTCCACCTTAGCAACTCTCAATGTAGCTATTTTAGGGCAACTAATGGATATAGATAAATATTATAATATTTATCCTAGAATATTAGAAAGAGCATACTACGATTTTAAAGAAAAAAAATATATTCTTAAGCTCAGAGATAAGACTTATTTTCACAATGGCAGACTGGCTGACTCGAAAGATCTAGAGTTCTCTTTATTAAGAGGATTTTTTACAAAAAGAATAAATTATTTTAAAATGTATTTTGGTAACATAGAAGGACTCGAAGAGATAGAAAAGCAGAATATTACAAAATTCAAGAGCGGTTTTGTTTCTGGAGTAAAGATCATAGATAACTTAACTCTTTCCGTAAAACTAAAAGAACCAAACCCCGATTTTTTATATTCGCTGATAGAACCTTATTTTTCTTTGGTTGCTATGGAAGCTTTAGAAGAAAATTATATGACTTGGAAAAAATATCCAGTAGGTGCTGGACCATATAAAATAGTGGAACCAGGTTATCATGATGGAGAAACCAAGCTTATTAAAGTTCAGAAAGATTTAAAGACAGGTCCGGACGAAGTTTTTTTCTATACAAAATATGATACTAGCAAAGAATGTGATATATTGGCCTTCAATTCGAAGCGCGAAAATATTGAAAAATATAAATTATTTGAGTCAAAAAATTCAATTAGTATGAATGTTATTAATTTCAACTTTAATATAGAATTAAGGAATAATGAAAATTTTAGAAAATTTATTAATGCTGCAATTGATAGGACAGAGTTGATTAAAAGTATCGTTGGTGCTACTGAAGCTTATGAAACCTTGCCGAAGCACTATTGGGGACGCATTGAGGCCCTCGACCCTTATAATCCCAAATTGGCAAGTCAATATTATCAACTTATACCAAAAAATTTGCGAGAAAAGGAGTGGAATTTATCAGTTTATAGTGGGAAAAAGATAACTCCGCAAAAAAAGAATGTAGCAGAAAATATCAAATTGCAATTAAGTAGATATGGGTTTAAAATCAATTTTTATCCAAGCAATGATAAATTTTTTTCTGAGATCACAGGGCAGCAAACTGCACTCCGATTAGCAGGCACATTAACGACAATGAATGATCCTCTTATTGCGTTTAGCGCTTATACACTTGATTCTCCCTATAAGAATGAAAGACCATTACAGGATGAAAAGCTTAATTCATTATATTTACGAGCAAAAGAAGCAGCCTCAAAAGAGGAGCGGGTGGCGAGTGTAAAGATTTTATCAAAATATTTTATTGAAAAGACTTATGCAGTTCCTCTATTTGAAATAAAAAATGCGATATTTTATAATAATAATAAAATAAAAAGTTTAGGCGCACAAAATCAAGCGCATATTCTAGATGTGGCAAAAATAGAAATGAAGTAG
- a CDS encoding hybrid sensor histidine kinase/response regulator, translating to MQEKKLKNYILKKNKTEAKRAFFAILLFITSLWAVFFWSAYIVKSQDIANSLSFGLTNSLVIGNTFYIDNTLNSLKMGNNFDYIKIISQNDLSKEKHEVFSLEPNHSIDNTLVKITDEYSINSNFVFLYHFPLQSNEREIGELILGKKLDIFLIFTSYFLCTILSFIIYFYKKKRTIQTYKKITDPIFNIEENIKKGDLFYNKISEFIEINNLYSCLCKYNENILTALNTIKEREKEIEKMSHFKSMVDTIKMIIHDVNKPYTLILSLLTSIDKIKNKDEQNKLIKIGKQEIHASLEYIQNIFKDIIYFGEEVNCEIQSISPTHLLDKSLVQIFSRINNTSISISWDLKHKYSIKADEYKILRVLNNIFDNAIKAMNKIGSLKISTQEIIIDNNRFIEFSIINCTSSTLHEDPNRVFDKFYTKGKNSGTGLGLAIVKQIVESHKGTVNFSSTPQQNEVELTFTIPSCQQDDSEIPNIELFDHSSLYKKIQSHEELFHSEEICIYQKINHILANNKESAKEFIILHIDDDISYLNYIEILCQELLHNIKITVISKKDPFEGLKYFYIHTVHFVLCDIDLNHSKINGYDIAKKIRNSNSEVKIYLHSNRIGDDILKQTFESGADSYLAKPMESIHILKIVLNHLEKNEQLTIKNSAKPVVIVIDDDEFYLDCWKYALHDSECYTFSDPGEAFEFLINNLDKVKLIIADYFFCGDKKNIIEHKFVAACRDIGYHKSILLSSSLNVFMQNEVALFDGVLEKIPISYAEIKDKFPHKFN from the coding sequence ATGCAAGAAAAAAAGCTTAAAAATTATATTCTTAAAAAAAATAAAACAGAGGCCAAGCGTGCCTTTTTTGCAATATTACTTTTCATTACGTCATTATGGGCAGTGTTTTTTTGGAGTGCATATATTGTAAAATCACAAGATATTGCCAATTCTCTTTCCTTTGGACTGACAAACTCGCTTGTCATAGGCAATACTTTTTATATAGATAATACACTCAACTCACTTAAAATGGGGAATAATTTTGATTATATTAAAATAATATCACAAAATGACCTGAGCAAAGAAAAACATGAAGTTTTTTCGCTTGAACCCAATCACTCTATCGACAATACTTTAGTCAAAATAACGGACGAGTATAGTATAAACAGCAATTTTGTTTTTTTATATCATTTTCCACTTCAATCAAATGAAAGAGAAATTGGCGAGTTAATCTTAGGAAAAAAGCTTGATATATTTCTCATTTTTACATCTTATTTTTTATGCACTATTCTATCATTTATTATTTATTTTTATAAGAAAAAAAGAACTATCCAGACCTATAAAAAAATCACAGATCCCATTTTCAATATAGAGGAGAATATTAAAAAAGGGGATTTATTTTATAATAAAATCTCTGAATTTATAGAGATTAATAATTTATATAGCTGTCTATGCAAATATAATGAAAATATCTTAACCGCTTTAAATACAATAAAAGAGCGGGAAAAAGAAATTGAAAAAATGTCCCATTTTAAATCCATGGTCGATACCATCAAAATGATTATCCATGATGTGAATAAACCTTATACACTCATCTTGTCACTTTTAACTTCCATAGATAAAATAAAAAATAAAGATGAGCAAAATAAATTAATTAAAATTGGGAAACAAGAAATACACGCTTCGCTGGAATACATTCAAAATATATTTAAAGATATTATATATTTTGGTGAAGAAGTAAACTGTGAAATCCAATCTATTTCTCCCACACATCTTCTTGACAAATCTCTTGTACAGATTTTCTCACGGATAAATAACACATCTATTTCTATTAGCTGGGATTTAAAACACAAATATTCTATAAAGGCTGACGAATACAAAATTCTTCGTGTGCTGAATAATATATTTGACAATGCCATCAAAGCTATGAATAAAATTGGTTCTTTAAAGATATCAACTCAAGAGATCATAATCGATAATAATAGATTTATAGAGTTTAGTATCATAAATTGCACCTCATCGACTCTCCATGAAGATCCAAATAGAGTTTTTGATAAATTCTATACGAAAGGAAAAAACTCTGGCACTGGCTTAGGTTTGGCAATAGTGAAACAAATAGTTGAAAGCCACAAAGGCACTGTGAATTTTAGTTCAACTCCTCAACAAAATGAAGTCGAACTCACCTTTACAATTCCTAGTTGCCAGCAAGATGACAGTGAGATACCTAATATCGAATTATTCGATCACTCTTCTTTGTATAAAAAAATACAGTCCCATGAAGAACTTTTTCATTCGGAAGAAATTTGCATATACCAAAAGATAAATCACATTCTAGCAAATAATAAAGAGAGCGCGAAAGAATTTATAATTCTGCATATTGATGATGATATTTCTTATTTAAACTATATTGAAATTCTCTGTCAAGAACTTCTTCATAATATTAAAATCACAGTAATAAGTAAAAAAGATCCATTTGAGGGATTAAAATATTTTTATATACACACTGTTCATTTTGTTCTCTGCGATATTGATCTCAACCATTCAAAAATAAACGGATACGATATCGCTAAAAAAATAAGAAATTCAAATTCTGAGGTAAAAATATATTTGCATTCCAATCGGATAGGGGACGATATTCTTAAACAGACGTTTGAAAGCGGAGCCGATTCATATTTAGCAAAGCCAATGGAATCCATTCATATTTTAAAGATTGTTTTGAATCACTTGGAAAAAAATGAACAATTGACTATTAAGAATAGTGCTAAACCAGTCGTTATTGTGATAGATGACGACGAATTTTATTTAGATTGTTGGAAATACGCATTGCATGATTCTGAGTGCTATACATTTTCTGACCCTGGAGAAGCTTTTGAATTTTTAATAAACAATCTAGATAAAGTTAAACTTATCATTGCAGACTACTTTTTTTGTGGCGATAAAAAAAATATTATTGAGCACAAGTTCGTTGCAGCCTGTAGAGATATTGGTTATCATAAATCCATATTACTTAGCAGCAGTCTCAATGTATTTATGCAAAATGAAGTTGCATTATTTGATGGGGTTTTAGAAAAAATCCCTATCTCTTATGCTGAGATAAAAGATAAATTTCCGCATAAGTTTAATTGA
- a CDS encoding ABC transporter substrate-binding protein — MNNRSITFYIENLSNVPWEQAASAKARHHFEVNVLGQLLRFKNGKLHSDFLERFEHNEESNTYIFTLKPNLYFHNGRSVHAKDLEFSLVRCFFASKPNEGSMENFDILGLDKINHGTPYASAIVRGIKILDELSLSVQLNEKNILFLNSLCQTSYSLVPQEELCEDLIEWNKWPIGVGDYKVIESDYENKIFTLELVNENLNNQPKIVYFSTKLTQNPDLSNANLNFANDPYYKIAELNCYTGKRLILFNFNHKFSKQYNFRRAIELALNKEDIAKETKRKSEELHEILLPKSIGRSENTVSQNIEKGKMLLEMCLDADERNKTYKIPISADSYLGNNYKLTIEKQLQDIGLKVEFVESDKLWHVFYDEFTDSPFRLCSQIADNDNPILNFSYFRSASAQFYQHPNDISYDKLYCKTQRSKSTEELIQRLKELSENISDSTVAIPLFCFKEKISYNSQKIQEISPEQMEQNILHFSNIVMKT, encoded by the coding sequence ATGAATAATAGGAGTATCACTTTTTATATAGAAAATCTCTCGAATGTCCCTTGGGAACAAGCCGCAAGTGCAAAAGCGCGACACCATTTCGAAGTCAATGTCCTTGGCCAATTGTTAAGATTTAAAAATGGAAAGCTACACTCGGATTTCTTAGAAAGATTTGAACACAATGAAGAAAGTAATACTTATATATTTACACTAAAACCCAATCTTTATTTTCACAATGGGCGCTCAGTTCATGCAAAAGATCTCGAATTCAGCTTAGTCCGTTGCTTTTTTGCCTCTAAACCCAATGAAGGATCGATGGAAAATTTTGATATTTTAGGACTTGATAAAATAAACCATGGAACCCCCTATGCATCTGCAATAGTTAGAGGTATTAAAATACTCGATGAATTAAGCCTATCTGTTCAGTTAAATGAAAAAAATATTCTCTTTTTAAACTCACTTTGTCAAACCAGTTATTCTTTAGTTCCACAAGAAGAATTGTGTGAAGACCTAATTGAATGGAATAAATGGCCTATTGGAGTGGGAGATTATAAAGTAATAGAAAGTGATTATGAAAATAAAATATTTACTCTTGAACTTGTAAATGAAAATTTAAATAATCAACCAAAAATTGTCTATTTTTCTACAAAATTAACCCAAAATCCCGACCTCAGCAATGCAAATTTAAATTTTGCCAATGACCCTTATTATAAAATTGCAGAGTTAAATTGCTATACAGGAAAAAGGCTTATTTTATTTAATTTCAATCATAAATTTTCTAAGCAGTATAACTTTAGAAGAGCAATTGAATTGGCATTGAATAAAGAAGATATTGCTAAAGAAACTAAAAGAAAAAGTGAAGAATTACATGAGATTCTTCTCCCAAAAAGCATTGGTAGAAGCGAAAACACAGTGAGCCAGAATATTGAAAAAGGGAAAATGCTCTTAGAAATGTGCTTGGATGCAGATGAGAGAAATAAAACTTATAAAATTCCTATTTCAGCAGATTCGTATTTAGGTAACAATTATAAGCTGACTATTGAAAAACAATTGCAAGATATTGGACTAAAAGTAGAGTTTGTTGAGTCGGATAAACTTTGGCATGTTTTCTATGATGAATTTACAGATTCTCCGTTTCGTTTGTGTTCTCAGATTGCAGACAATGATAATCCTATTCTCAACTTTTCCTATTTTCGCTCTGCTAGTGCACAATTTTATCAACATCCCAACGATATTTCCTATGACAAATTATACTGTAAAACCCAACGCTCAAAAAGCACTGAAGAGTTAATTCAAAGACTGAAGGAATTGTCTGAAAATATTTCAGACAGTACTGTTGCTATTCCACTTTTCTGCTTTAAAGAGAAAATCTCTTATAACTCGCAAAAAATTCAAGAAATATCTCCGGAGCAAATGGAACAAAATATTCTTCATTTTTCAAATATTGTGATGAAGACTTAG
- a CDS encoding ABC transporter substrate-binding protein: MIHKKNILLTIFMVILSTNSEAKTMKNSDIILSISSLAKTPWEEQAGADARASITANVLGQLIEIDENQGFISKYLDMFNWDFKNQQYILKLKPNLKFHNGRVVNSQDLEFCLLRPYLAKNANESSTLFMNIFGLDKIKRGDTYKSGMVEGIKIINNTTITVKPKAPNPTFLYTISRPNYSLVPFEEFLPDLLTWKKWPVGVGNYKIKDADIENGIFTLELVNNELKNAPKIVYFETKNKNNPDIFFEGFPSFKKENYIEEKISGYSSKRVISFNFNSKLGSDLNFRKAVELALDREVIARKTTLDSEALYEVIPPNNIGRINIKSEKNLEKAKLLFKQSLGDDYNKKVFLIPNTIDEIIGIEYKNEVKKQLADAGLKVEFKTYSKTFNVFENEFSHAPFRLKSQITDFYEPILFFTFFKSTSRLIQERPIDKKFDDLFTDAQLSPSIDILNIKLKELSSYVDSEKLQITLFALPAKVFYNKNKIQSVGSQAGGSILRLSNIKLKENYIN; the protein is encoded by the coding sequence ATGATCCATAAAAAAAATATTTTACTCACTATTTTTATGGTAATATTAAGCACCAATTCTGAAGCAAAAACGATGAAAAATAGCGATATTATATTGAGCATTTCTTCTTTAGCAAAAACCCCTTGGGAAGAGCAAGCAGGAGCAGATGCACGCGCAAGCATTACAGCAAATGTTCTGGGGCAACTAATTGAAATAGATGAAAATCAAGGGTTTATCTCAAAATATTTAGATATGTTTAATTGGGACTTTAAGAATCAGCAATATATTCTTAAATTAAAGCCAAATTTAAAATTTCATAACGGGAGAGTTGTCAACTCGCAAGACTTAGAGTTTTGCCTACTTCGCCCATATTTAGCCAAGAATGCTAATGAAAGCTCAACACTTTTTATGAACATTTTTGGGCTTGATAAAATTAAACGCGGCGATACCTATAAAAGTGGTATGGTTGAAGGGATTAAAATAATAAATAATACAACAATAACTGTAAAACCAAAAGCTCCAAATCCAACCTTTTTATATACAATATCGAGACCAAATTACTCATTGGTTCCTTTTGAAGAATTCTTACCTGACCTATTAACATGGAAAAAATGGCCCGTAGGAGTTGGCAATTATAAAATCAAAGATGCAGATATTGAAAATGGTATATTTACTTTAGAATTAGTTAATAATGAATTAAAGAATGCACCTAAAATTGTTTATTTTGAAACAAAGAATAAAAATAATCCTGACATTTTTTTTGAGGGATTTCCTTCATTTAAAAAAGAAAATTATATTGAAGAAAAAATTTCTGGCTATTCAAGCAAAAGAGTTATTTCATTTAATTTCAATTCAAAGCTTGGTTCTGACTTAAACTTTCGTAAAGCAGTAGAGCTTGCGCTAGATAGAGAAGTAATTGCGAGAAAAACAACTTTAGATAGCGAAGCACTTTATGAAGTCATACCTCCAAATAATATTGGAAGAATAAATATAAAATCTGAAAAAAATCTTGAAAAAGCAAAGTTACTTTTCAAACAATCTCTCGGTGATGATTATAATAAAAAAGTTTTTTTAATCCCCAATACTATCGATGAAATAATTGGTATTGAGTATAAAAATGAAGTTAAAAAACAACTTGCTGATGCAGGTTTAAAAGTTGAATTCAAAACCTACTCAAAAACCTTTAATGTCTTTGAAAATGAATTTTCTCACGCACCATTCCGACTTAAATCCCAAATAACTGATTTCTACGAACCTATTTTATTCTTTACATTCTTTAAGAGCACAAGTCGTCTTATACAAGAAAGACCCATAGATAAAAAATTTGATGATCTTTTTACTGATGCACAACTGTCACCCAGCATAGATATTCTAAATATTAAATTGAAAGAACTTTCAAGTTATGTTGATTCTGAAAAACTTCAAATTACTCTTTTTGCTTTACCAGCAAAAGTTTTTTATAATAAAAATAAAATACAATCAGTAGGTTCACAAGCAGGAGGAAGTATATTAAGACTTTCAAATATAAAACTTAAAGAAAACTATATAAATTAA
- the ilvD gene encoding dihydroxy-acid dehydratase — translation MKLNKFSARITEPAAHGAAQAMLYGTGLNDDDFKKAQVGIASMWYEGNTCNMHLLDLSEHVKKGVEDAGLVGMRFNTIGVSDGISMGTDGMSFSLQSRDLIADSIETIVSAQWYDGCIAIPGCDKNMPGCLMALGRLNRPGFIVYGGTIQPGKLNGKDIDIVSAFQCYGEFLAGKINDEERKKVLKKACPGAGACGGMYTANTMASAIEALGMSLPYSSSTPAIDNLKVQECFQSGTAMRKLLEKDIKPSDIMTRKAFENAMVLITVLGGSTNAVLHLIAVADSVGIQLTLDDFQNVSNRVPLLADFKPSGKYTMADLQKQGGTPAVMKMLLENNLLHGDCLTATGLTLAENLAQVPGLHPEQKIIHSLSDPIKKTGHLQILKGNLAPEGSVAKVTGKEGLFFRGKARVFNSEEEMLAALEDKKIKKGDVVVIRYEGPKGGPGMPEMLSPTSAIMGAGLGNDVALITDGRFSGGSHGFIIGHISPEAQVGGPIALVENDDMISINIETNSIHLEISDKELNNRKEKWIMPPYKVTKGTLFKYIKNVSSASLGCITDGELS, via the coding sequence ATGAAATTAAATAAATTCAGTGCACGCATTACCGAACCCGCTGCGCATGGTGCAGCACAAGCAATGCTTTATGGAACAGGCTTAAACGATGACGATTTTAAAAAAGCGCAAGTGGGAATAGCTAGCATGTGGTACGAAGGAAACACATGCAACATGCACCTGCTCGATTTATCGGAACACGTAAAAAAAGGTGTTGAGGATGCTGGGCTTGTTGGTATGCGTTTCAATACAATCGGTGTGAGTGATGGTATTTCTATGGGCACAGATGGGATGAGCTTTTCTCTCCAATCCCGAGATCTCATCGCCGATTCCATAGAAACAATCGTCTCTGCTCAGTGGTATGATGGCTGCATTGCCATTCCTGGTTGTGATAAAAACATGCCCGGTTGTCTCATGGCATTGGGTCGTCTAAACCGCCCTGGTTTTATTGTCTATGGTGGAACAATTCAACCAGGTAAGCTGAATGGAAAAGATATCGATATCGTGTCTGCATTCCAATGCTACGGCGAATTTTTAGCTGGAAAAATAAATGATGAAGAACGAAAAAAAGTTTTGAAAAAAGCATGTCCTGGAGCTGGCGCATGTGGAGGAATGTACACTGCAAATACAATGGCAAGTGCTATTGAAGCGTTAGGAATGAGTTTACCTTACAGTTCTTCAACTCCTGCAATCGATAACCTAAAAGTACAAGAATGTTTTCAAAGCGGCACTGCCATGCGCAAACTTTTAGAGAAAGATATTAAACCGTCCGATATTATGACGCGCAAAGCTTTTGAAAATGCCATGGTGCTCATCACAGTCTTAGGAGGCTCAACCAATGCTGTTTTGCATTTAATTGCTGTCGCCGATTCCGTAGGTATTCAGTTAACTCTGGATGACTTCCAAAATGTAAGTAACAGAGTGCCTCTTCTTGCTGATTTCAAACCCAGTGGCAAATACACCATGGCCGACCTGCAAAAACAGGGTGGCACACCAGCTGTTATGAAAATGTTGCTTGAAAATAATTTATTACATGGAGATTGTCTTACAGCAACAGGACTAACTCTTGCTGAAAATTTAGCACAAGTTCCAGGCCTACATCCTGAGCAAAAAATCATTCATTCCCTCAGTGACCCGATAAAAAAAACAGGGCATTTACAAATTTTAAAAGGAAATTTAGCACCCGAAGGCTCAGTTGCTAAAGTAACAGGGAAAGAAGGTTTATTTTTCCGAGGAAAGGCAAGAGTATTTAATTCCGAAGAAGAAATGCTTGCAGCACTTGAAGATAAGAAAATAAAAAAAGGCGATGTTGTTGTCATTCGCTATGAAGGGCCAAAAGGTGGACCCGGTATGCCTGAAATGCTCAGCCCCACCTCTGCAATAATGGGAGCTGGTCTCGGCAATGACGTTGCTCTTATCACCGATGGACGTTTTTCTGGAGGTTCCCATGGATTTATCATAGGCCATATCTCCCCCGAAGCCCAAGTCGGTGGTCCCATTGCACTAGTCGAAAATGATGATATGATTTCAATAAATATTGAAACCAATTCTATCCATTTAGAAATATCTGACAAAGAATTAAATAATAGAAAAGAAAAATGGATCATGCCACCCTATAAAGTAACAAAAGGAACATTGTTTAAATATATAAAAAATGTTTCGTCGGCAAGCCTTGGCTGTATAACGGATGGTGAGTTAAGTTGA
- the ilvC gene encoding ketol-acid reductoisomerase, which produces MSKLKFAFTEETVVTREEFSLEKAKNALKNEVIAVIGYGVQGPAQALNLKDNGFNVIIGQRENSASWDKAVADGWVPKKDLFSIEEACQKASFISYLLSDAAQMQLWSTVREYLSPGKTLCFSHGFSVTYSDKTGVVPPAGIDVILVAPKGSGRSVRTLFKEGKGINSSYAVHQDASKRAEEKALAYGIGVGSGYLFQTNFKHEVYSDLCGERGVLMGALAGIIAAQYEVLRENGHSPSEAFNETVEELTQSLVPLISENGMDWMFKNCSTTAQRGALDWMPRFKKATLPVFNSLYKSVATGEEARIVISANSKTDYKESLDKELEKLHNEEIWQVGQTVRKLRPK; this is translated from the coding sequence ATGTCAAAATTAAAATTTGCATTTACCGAAGAAACAGTTGTTACACGCGAAGAGTTTTCTCTTGAAAAAGCAAAAAATGCATTAAAAAATGAAGTCATCGCTGTTATTGGCTACGGTGTGCAAGGACCTGCGCAAGCACTCAATTTAAAAGACAATGGATTTAATGTGATCATTGGGCAAAGAGAAAATTCTGCCTCTTGGGACAAGGCAGTTGCGGATGGATGGGTACCAAAAAAAGATCTATTTTCTATAGAAGAAGCGTGCCAGAAAGCATCTTTTATCAGTTACCTCTTATCCGATGCGGCACAAATGCAATTGTGGAGCACCGTGCGCGAATATCTTTCACCTGGAAAAACCCTCTGTTTTTCCCACGGTTTCTCTGTGACATATTCTGACAAAACAGGTGTTGTTCCACCTGCTGGAATAGATGTTATTCTTGTTGCACCAAAAGGATCAGGCCGCAGCGTCAGAACCCTTTTTAAAGAAGGAAAAGGCATTAATTCCAGCTATGCTGTGCACCAAGATGCTTCAAAAAGAGCCGAAGAAAAAGCATTGGCTTATGGTATAGGCGTAGGTTCAGGATATTTATTTCAAACGAATTTTAAACATGAAGTTTACAGCGACCTTTGCGGAGAACGCGGCGTACTTATGGGCGCTCTAGCTGGAATCATTGCAGCACAATACGAAGTTCTGCGCGAAAATGGACATTCACCGAGCGAAGCTTTTAACGAAACAGTTGAGGAATTAACCCAAAGTCTTGTTCCATTGATTTCTGAAAATGGAATGGATTGGATGTTTAAAAATTGTTCCACCACTGCACAAAGAGGAGCGCTTGATTGGATGCCTCGCTTTAAAAAAGCCACACTTCCCGTATTCAATTCACTCTATAAAAGTGTTGCTACAGGTGAAGAAGCACGAATTGTAATCTCGGCAAATAGCAAAACTGACTACAAGGAGTCTTTAGATAAAGAACTTGAAAAACTTCACAATGAAGAAATCTGGCAAGTAGGACAAACAGTGAGAAAGCTTCGTCCAAAGTAA